The following DNA comes from Alienimonas californiensis.
GACGGCGGCGATCAGTAGATCGGAGGGGCCGGTCTTGTTGAGGAAGCATTCGGCGCCGGCGGCCCGCATCGCCTCGCCCACGGCCGCTTCGGAGTGCATCGACAGCCCGACCACCCGCACGCCGGGCACCTCGCGGACGATGCGAGCGGTCGCCTCGACCCCGCCGAGCTTCGGCAGGGAGACGTCCATCACGACCACGTCCGGCCGCAACTCCTTCGCCCGTTCGACCGCCTCCAGCCCGTCGCTGGCCTCGCCGACGATCTCCACCCCGCCCCGCACGTTCAGCAGCGACGCCAGCCCGCTGCGAATGACCGTATGGTCGTCGACCAGCAAGGCCCGGACGGCGTCAGTCTTCGCGGCGGCTTCGTGCTGCGGCTGGGCGTCGCGGGGGAGGTCGGCGGCGAGGCGGGCGGCGTCCACGCCGTCGTCGGCCCGATCGCGCGCCAGTCGCTCCAGTTCCTCGGCGGGCAGGGAGATCGAGATCGCGGCGCCGGCGCCCGGCGCGGACTGCACCGCCAGCGTGCCGCCGAGCAGTTCGACCCGCTCCCGAATGTTGGCCAGCCCGAACCCGCCGGCGAGGTGCGAAGGCGAGTCGCCCGCCAGCAGCCGCTCCGGTTCGCAGCCGCGACCCTCGTCGCGGACGGTCAGCGTCAGCCCGCCGCCGGGTCGGGCGAGGGCGAGGGCCGCGGACTGGCCGCCGGAGTGTTTCAGGGCGTTGAGCAGCAGTTCCCGGGCACTTTGGAACAGGAACGCCTCCACCTGCCGGGGCAGCGCGGCGACGGCCGCGAGGTCGTCGTCTTTGTCACGGTCGCCGCCGGCGTCACGGTCGTCGCGGCCGGGGACGGTCACCGCGACGGCGAACCGGTGCTGGTCCCGAAAGGTGCGGCCGAGCCATTGCAGCGCCTCGGCAAGGCCGCGGTCGTAGAGCACCGGCGGGCAGAGGTCGACCGCCAGCGTGCGGGAGGCCTCGATCGCCTCGTCCACCAAAGGGGCGAGCCGGCGGAGGGCTTCCCGCCCATCCGCCCCCCCCGCCTGGGCCAGCTCAGCCCACATCTTCGTGCCCACCAATAACTGCTGGAAATGATCGTGCAGGGTGTAGGCGATGCGGCGGCGCTCCTCCTGCTCGGCGGCGGTCAGTTTGGCGGCGAGGCGGCGGAGTTGGTCGGTCCGTTCGGCGACGCGGCGTTCGAGGTCCTCGGTCAGGGACCGCAGTTCCCGCTCCGCCCGTTTCAGATCGGTCACGTCGCGAATCGTGCCGACGTGCCGCACCGCCCGGCGGTTGGGCCCCGCGCCCTCGAACGTCACCTCCCCGTTGACGGCGACCCACCGCAGCTCCCCGTCCTGACGGACGATGCGGTGCTCCACGTCGATGCGGCCGTCCCCGGCGGCGTCGACCGCGGCGGCGATCGCGGCTTCCAGCAGCGGGTGATCGGCGGGCGGGACCATCGCCAGGTACGCCGCCGCATCCGGCCCCGGCCCCACGGCGGGGTCGAGCCCGAGGATGCGGAGGGCCTCGTCGGACCAGTTCATTCCCCCGGAGAAGGCGGCCACGAACCGCTCCGGCGCCTCGGCGGGCGTGCCGCCCTGCGGGAGAGCGTCCGCCTCGGGAGCCGAGGCGGGCGGGCGGTATTCCCAAGCCCCCATGCGGGCCGCGGTAACGGCCAGCCGCAGGCGGTTCTCGCTTTCGGCGACGGCCCGGGCGGACATCTCGGAGGCGGTGACGTCCTGGATGACGCCGACGATCCGGTTCTCCCGCGCGTCGCGGCGACCGTGCAGCACGACGTAGCGGTCCGGGCCGCCGTCGGCCGGTCGGATGCGATACGCCATGGGCTCCCACCGCTCGGCGCCGGAAGCGATCGCCGCCGCCATGTCCGCCTTCAGGGCCTCCCGGTCATCCGGGTGGACGCAGCCGTCGAT
Coding sequences within:
- a CDS encoding PAS domain-containing protein — protein: MSAAGSPSDPPAAELFAVGGGGFATLAAFADATFADAGAEGASVRRGSRTALGTDGVAGETDHGRVLVDRAELRTAEARFRRAAEVRRLALHAANLGTWQIDGRTGVISWDDRSAEVNELPGRSGDLDAVVDACVHPEDRTRVRAEIAEALASDAEQWPRMTFRLLMTDGRVKYVAFQGCPDGPREEGRVVGVVQDVTASEEAARGLAQSEGRLRLALDAGQLGTWEIDLDTMEVSWDARTAEINGLPSDRDGLHTAIDGCVHPDDREALKADMAAAIASGAERWEPMAYRIRPADGGPDRYVVLHGRRDARENRIVGVIQDVTASEMSARAVAESENRLRLAVTAARMGAWEYRPPASAPEADALPQGGTPAEAPERFVAAFSGGMNWSDEALRILGLDPAVGPGPDAAAYLAMVPPADHPLLEAAIAAAVDAAGDGRIDVEHRIVRQDGELRWVAVNGEVTFEGAGPNRRAVRHVGTIRDVTDLKRAERELRSLTEDLERRVAERTDQLRRLAAKLTAAEQEERRRIAYTLHDHFQQLLVGTKMWAELAQAGGADGREALRRLAPLVDEAIEASRTLAVDLCPPVLYDRGLAEALQWLGRTFRDQHRFAVAVTVPGRDDRDAGGDRDKDDDLAAVAALPRQVEAFLFQSARELLLNALKHSGGQSAALALARPGGGLTLTVRDEGRGCEPERLLAGDSPSHLAGGFGLANIRERVELLGGTLAVQSAPGAGAAISISLPAEELERLARDRADDGVDAARLAADLPRDAQPQHEAAAKTDAVRALLVDDHTVIRSGLASLLNVRGGVEIVGEASDGLEAVERAKELRPDVVVMDVSLPKLGGVEATARIVREVPGVRVVGLSMHSEAAVGEAMRAAGAECFLNKTGPSDLLIAAVRGESPEPLAAPPADDPEADPDNDAAAESGRR